One Fontisphaera persica DNA window includes the following coding sequences:
- a CDS encoding YfbK domain-containing protein, protein MKPELPMDPRTDLEARVVALLLGEASPFEEAQLLRLIEQDPELGAFYRDMQKTVGLLREVARPKSATDQPTPQAGTATPANTPKLSPTRRAALLAALQSPPASAPTPAPPQAAPARRANLPEATRSTRARGIWSRMRQPIGPSWHWAIKLAAVVALLALLWSLTLPALAPAKARSLRVAELNRQKMAELEKRLAKESRKEDDAFAPSPGAQPDGWQGRRRTLAGAVASQTAAPPTDAPITARFAQNIYLPPATAEAPLPAKPGDMDRNKTLGDKLAVLTDESFINTPPPTTFHDTYAVSPWENEGFGGRLGRPVNSPAPGPSTPALVTRDLKDAAKNESVNGLAAANRLAGPPAATPAAPAETPISQLTGLGLAGGQALGNGRADGSANIGMAFDSVDNLQRQSVQSEDWVTNLPQQNFAYGTVNLGKSQTEATEQFWKESPSLGFTLNANVAEAAGRLPKEPESAGVQLQEFRSYYRAPSASETTLKRLSEQDGTRELERLARQSAQMPQPSGLKFAAGGVGAATPPPTTPTPARKLEESAATAEKEVLLERLEAAKKPASGAEAKATPVPMAPPPPVAAIQPAGEETLDKRKAGASLPPLIHPMEVQTAPNSVVNFSTFSLNVSDVSFKTAAASLQAGQWPDPNSIRVEEFINALNYRDPAPAPGARVAFNWEIARHPFAHQRDLVRFSIQTAALGRQAAQPLNLVLLVDNSGSMGRPDRVAIVSQALQVLAGKLHPQDKISVVAFARRAQLCVDGQPGQRAKEAIQQVLRLNPEGGTDLGAGLDLAYQTALKHFHPSANNRVLLLTDGAANLGDVDPEILRQKVIQHRQRGVALDCFGVGWEGLDDDLLEVLSRNGDGRYALLNEVEQAAAEFAEKLAGALNVAAADVKTQVEFNPYRVTAYRQIGYARHQLTKEQFRDNTVDAAELAAAEAGNAMYAVQVNAQGSGPLGVVRVRYRVPATGQYEEREWILPYTPQPPPLAQASPAMRLAASAALLGEYLSRNPYAGEVQLKVLAAIAGSAVKAFEPDPRPQQLLTMLQQAMRLEGVQ, encoded by the coding sequence ATGAAACCTGAATTGCCCATGGACCCGCGCACCGACTTGGAGGCGCGCGTCGTAGCCCTGCTGCTGGGCGAAGCCAGCCCCTTTGAAGAAGCGCAATTGCTGCGTCTCATCGAGCAGGACCCGGAACTGGGGGCATTTTATCGTGACATGCAGAAAACGGTAGGATTGCTGCGCGAAGTTGCGCGTCCCAAGTCCGCCACCGACCAACCAACTCCCCAAGCCGGGACTGCGACGCCTGCGAATACCCCAAAACTGTCCCCCACCCGCCGCGCCGCATTGCTGGCCGCGTTGCAAAGCCCGCCGGCTTCCGCACCAACCCCTGCCCCCCCGCAAGCAGCCCCTGCCCGGCGAGCCAATCTCCCCGAAGCCACCCGCTCCACCCGCGCACGTGGCATTTGGAGCAGGATGCGCCAACCCATCGGCCCCTCATGGCATTGGGCCATCAAACTCGCTGCGGTAGTGGCCCTGCTGGCATTGCTATGGTCACTGACGTTGCCCGCCTTGGCCCCCGCCAAGGCAAGGTCACTCAGGGTAGCTGAACTGAATCGGCAAAAAATGGCCGAATTGGAGAAAAGGCTCGCTAAAGAATCCCGCAAGGAGGACGATGCCTTCGCCCCCAGCCCGGGTGCCCAGCCAGATGGATGGCAAGGACGTCGCCGCACCCTTGCCGGCGCGGTTGCATCTCAAACCGCCGCTCCACCAACCGACGCGCCCATCACGGCTCGCTTCGCTCAAAATATCTATCTTCCGCCGGCCACTGCAGAGGCGCCGCTTCCCGCAAAGCCAGGTGACATGGACCGCAATAAAACACTGGGCGATAAACTCGCGGTGTTGACCGACGAGTCCTTCATCAACACTCCCCCGCCCACCACTTTTCACGACACCTATGCAGTTTCTCCATGGGAAAACGAGGGTTTCGGAGGCAGGTTGGGGCGCCCCGTCAACTCTCCTGCCCCTGGCCCATCCACGCCCGCTCTAGTAACGCGTGACCTGAAAGACGCCGCCAAAAACGAAAGTGTCAATGGTCTGGCCGCCGCCAACCGCCTTGCTGGCCCGCCAGCAGCAACCCCGGCAGCGCCAGCCGAAACGCCCATTTCCCAACTCACCGGCCTGGGCTTGGCGGGCGGGCAGGCATTGGGCAACGGACGCGCCGACGGCTCGGCCAACATCGGCATGGCCTTTGACTCCGTGGATAATTTGCAACGTCAGTCAGTCCAGAGCGAGGATTGGGTGACCAACCTCCCACAACAAAATTTTGCTTACGGCACAGTCAACTTGGGCAAGTCCCAAACAGAAGCAACGGAGCAATTCTGGAAAGAATCTCCCAGCCTTGGCTTCACCCTCAATGCCAATGTGGCAGAGGCGGCAGGCCGCCTGCCCAAGGAACCGGAGTCCGCGGGGGTGCAACTTCAGGAATTCCGCTCTTATTACAGGGCGCCCTCGGCCAGCGAAACCACACTCAAACGGTTATCCGAACAGGACGGCACCCGCGAATTGGAGCGCTTGGCCCGTCAGTCAGCCCAAATGCCCCAGCCCAGCGGCCTCAAGTTCGCCGCCGGTGGTGTTGGTGCTGCGACACCCCCCCCCACAACTCCCACTCCCGCCAGAAAACTGGAAGAATCCGCCGCCACAGCCGAAAAAGAAGTCCTATTGGAACGCCTCGAAGCAGCCAAGAAGCCCGCCTCTGGCGCCGAAGCCAAAGCCACGCCCGTCCCGATGGCTCCCCCGCCACCCGTCGCTGCCATTCAACCAGCCGGAGAAGAAACCTTGGACAAACGCAAAGCCGGAGCTTCCCTGCCTCCGCTGATTCATCCCATGGAAGTGCAAACCGCGCCCAACAGCGTGGTCAACTTCAGCACGTTTTCACTGAACGTCAGTGATGTTTCCTTCAAAACCGCCGCCGCCAGCCTGCAGGCCGGCCAATGGCCTGACCCCAATTCCATTCGCGTCGAAGAGTTCATTAACGCCCTCAATTACCGGGACCCCGCTCCCGCCCCCGGCGCACGGGTTGCCTTCAACTGGGAAATAGCTCGTCATCCTTTCGCTCATCAGCGCGATTTGGTGCGTTTCTCCATCCAAACCGCCGCCCTCGGCCGCCAGGCCGCGCAACCGCTTAACCTCGTACTGCTGGTGGACAACTCCGGCTCCATGGGCCGCCCGGACCGTGTGGCCATCGTGAGCCAGGCCTTGCAGGTACTGGCCGGCAAATTGCATCCCCAGGATAAGATTAGCGTGGTGGCCTTTGCCCGCCGTGCCCAGCTCTGCGTGGATGGCCAGCCTGGCCAGCGCGCGAAAGAGGCCATCCAACAAGTGCTGCGCCTCAACCCCGAGGGCGGCACGGACCTCGGCGCCGGCCTGGACCTGGCCTACCAAACCGCCCTGAAACATTTTCATCCCAGCGCCAACAATCGCGTGCTCCTCCTCACCGATGGCGCCGCCAACCTGGGCGACGTGGACCCCGAGATACTCCGGCAAAAAGTCATCCAACACCGCCAGCGAGGCGTGGCGCTGGACTGCTTCGGCGTGGGTTGGGAAGGTTTGGACGATGACCTACTGGAAGTGCTCTCCCGCAACGGAGACGGCCGCTATGCGCTGCTCAACGAGGTCGAGCAGGCGGCGGCTGAGTTTGCCGAAAAATTGGCCGGCGCATTGAATGTGGCCGCCGCCGATGTCAAAACTCAAGTCGAGTTCAATCCCTACCGCGTCACCGCCTACCGCCAAATAGGCTATGCGCGCCATCAGCTCACCAAGGAACAATTCCGTGACAATACCGTGGATGCCGCCGAGCTGGCCGCTGCCGAGGCTGGCAACGCCATGTACGCGGTTCAGGTCAACGCCCAAGGCAGCGGCCCCCTGGGCGTGGTGCGCGTGCGCTATCGCGTCCCGGCCACCGGTCAATACGAGGAGCGGGAATGGATTTTGCCCTACACCCCGCAGCCCCCCCCGCTGGCGCAGGCCTCTCCCGCCATGCGTTTGGCCGCCAGCGCCGCCTTGTTGGGCGAATATCTCTCGCGCAATCCTTATGCCGGCGAAGTCCAACTCAAGGTTCTGGCCGCCATTGCCGGCAGTGCCGTGAAGGCTTTCGAGCCAGACCCACGCCCGCAACAATTGTTGACCATGCTGCAACAGGCCATGCGACTCGAAGGAGTGCAATAA
- a CDS encoding RNA polymerase sigma factor, giving the protein MQDNTTGSPAAGAGETLQALFEAKESALLLYAQRLTGDAGAAEDVVQEAFMRLHREYAQVRQPVPWLYRTVHNLAVNHVRASQKLAPLQPAGGDDPEWDVADDTPMPDEHLARLEAIGQTRLCLATLNARQREVLRLKFEEGLSYKEIGARLNLNVGHVGYLLHHALKDLASALKQTGVL; this is encoded by the coding sequence ATGCAGGACAACACCACAGGCAGCCCGGCCGCCGGGGCGGGGGAGACTTTGCAGGCGTTGTTTGAGGCCAAAGAATCGGCCTTGCTCCTGTATGCCCAGCGGCTCACCGGCGATGCCGGAGCCGCCGAAGACGTCGTCCAGGAAGCTTTTATGCGATTGCACCGCGAATATGCACAGGTCCGCCAGCCCGTTCCGTGGCTGTACCGCACGGTACACAATCTGGCGGTCAACCATGTGCGGGCTTCCCAAAAACTGGCCCCGCTGCAACCAGCCGGGGGAGACGACCCGGAATGGGATGTGGCCGATGACACCCCCATGCCCGACGAACACCTGGCTCGGCTGGAGGCCATTGGCCAAACCCGCCTCTGTCTGGCCACCCTGAATGCGCGGCAACGCGAGGTGCTCCGGCTCAAATTTGAAGAGGGGCTTTCTTACAAGGAAATCGGCGCGCGCCTGAATCTGAATGTGGGGCATGTGGGATACCTCCTGCACCACGCCCTCAAAGATTTGGCGTCCGCTCTCAAACAAACCGGTGTGCTATGA
- a CDS encoding PQQ-binding-like beta-propeller repeat protein, with protein sequence MKIRGWASALVLGFIGFGASLSALAADWPTLHGNPQRHGYYAEFPAHPLRLVWRKELYRELTGPRAEVIVGGGLAYMGTYAGNFYAWDAVTGEERWKFQAGGPIGHSPMYDAGKVYVASMDRRLYALDAANGRRLWAFEAEEGFWSAPLVHQGKVFCGARDGWFYAVNAADGTLAWKQRTGAPILNSPSLTEDGQRVVVVSEDMHVYCWQVADGRLAWRSRKLAGLTARDYFPVVFRGLIFVTTTPVKDFHTILGENEQMLVRRAGFAGKDPRYIPGTPEDVEREQAFIVEHLRKHPEEQVFYALRASDGEEAWVAPILYTGGLHNPLTPPCVNPETGEVFTQLRSAYGTWDGGGEVRSYTCFGKINLANGRVTLVQHGYPSREVGRPPGAKDMPWMCFNYIGDETQTLSCAPGRLFSNHQGFLGELNLLTGMVRNFYGKRDTYGGFYGAGNFGWENQGGYEKARAAGQPYGLVNEWHGPARAIVSVAGGRVFFPVGSQVLCLEATP encoded by the coding sequence GTGAAAATCCGCGGCTGGGCATCGGCCTTGGTGTTGGGCTTTATTGGCTTTGGCGCGAGTCTGAGTGCGCTGGCCGCCGACTGGCCCACGTTGCACGGCAATCCCCAGCGTCATGGCTATTATGCGGAGTTTCCCGCCCATCCGTTGCGCCTGGTTTGGCGCAAGGAGCTGTACCGCGAGCTAACTGGCCCGCGGGCGGAGGTCATTGTGGGCGGCGGGTTGGCCTATATGGGCACTTATGCGGGAAATTTTTACGCATGGGACGCGGTCACCGGGGAAGAACGCTGGAAATTTCAGGCGGGCGGCCCGATTGGGCATTCGCCCATGTACGACGCCGGGAAAGTTTATGTGGCCTCCATGGACCGGCGATTGTATGCCTTGGACGCCGCCAACGGACGTCGGTTGTGGGCGTTTGAAGCGGAGGAAGGATTTTGGAGCGCGCCACTGGTTCACCAAGGCAAAGTCTTTTGCGGCGCGCGGGATGGCTGGTTTTACGCGGTGAACGCTGCGGACGGCACGCTGGCGTGGAAACAGCGCACGGGGGCGCCCATTCTGAACAGCCCCAGTCTGACCGAGGACGGCCAGCGGGTGGTGGTGGTGTCGGAGGATATGCATGTGTATTGCTGGCAGGTGGCCGATGGGCGGCTGGCGTGGCGCTCGCGCAAACTGGCGGGGCTGACGGCGCGCGATTATTTCCCGGTGGTGTTTCGCGGACTCATTTTTGTGACGACTACGCCGGTCAAAGATTTTCACACCATCCTTGGGGAAAACGAGCAGATGCTGGTCCGGCGCGCGGGATTTGCCGGCAAGGATCCGCGATACATTCCGGGGACGCCCGAGGACGTGGAGCGTGAACAGGCGTTTATCGTGGAGCATCTGCGGAAACATCCGGAGGAGCAGGTTTTTTACGCGCTGCGCGCCAGCGATGGCGAGGAAGCCTGGGTGGCGCCGATTTTATACACCGGCGGTCTGCATAACCCGCTCACGCCGCCCTGCGTGAATCCGGAGACTGGCGAAGTGTTCACGCAGTTGCGTTCGGCGTATGGCACCTGGGACGGTGGCGGCGAGGTGCGGTCCTACACCTGTTTTGGCAAAATCAATCTGGCCAATGGCCGGGTGACGTTGGTTCAGCATGGTTATCCTTCCCGCGAGGTGGGACGCCCGCCGGGGGCCAAGGACATGCCGTGGATGTGTTTCAATTACATTGGCGATGAGACGCAAACCTTGTCTTGCGCGCCGGGGCGGTTGTTCAGCAACCATCAAGGTTTCCTGGGCGAGCTGAACTTGCTCACGGGCATGGTTCGTAATTTTTACGGCAAGCGCGATACTTATGGCGGCTTTTATGGGGCGGGCAACTTCGGGTGGGAGAATCAAGGGGGCTACGAAAAAGCCCGCGCTGCCGGCCAGCCTTATGGGCTGGTGAATGAATGGCACGGCCCGGCGCGGGCCATCGTGTCGGTGGCCGGGGGGCGCGTGTTTTTTCCGGTGGGTTCACAAGTGCTGTGTCTGGAGGCGACCCCATGA
- a CDS encoding putative porin has product MINNHFTKWFCRGLLAGCLLTATGVWGQSADALIDKLLEKGILTKQEAEQLREEADKDFRRAYSVKSGLPEWVTSLHFHGDVRVRYEGFQMPNNQSAAGATTALDRHRFRYRLRFGAVAGFWDNLQAGFRLTSGEAGATGGDPISGNSTFGNNASKKYVYIDLAYGKWTAVNNPQWTVSVTGGKMENPFVTSDMVFDKDYTPEGAALQLQRRFNDVHTLALNGGGFVLNELGGASHDSYLVGVQTRWEAQWSLHFQTSLGVSWFGVSDVQNLASGQVFNSNRGNTRTAAGALVHHYNPVYVDFAATYTLEKFWRYPNPFPIRVELDYLHNPAVQDENYGWSAGFTLGKAGKRGLWELSYRYKHLGADAFFEELVDSDFGGFYGVAPAGGAAGYGPGTNVRGHIVRLQYSPFDSTTIAVSYFLCDLINSYAAPGARASSEAGRLQVDVSWKF; this is encoded by the coding sequence ATGATTAACAACCACTTCACCAAATGGTTCTGCAGGGGGCTTCTGGCTGGCTGTTTGTTAACGGCAACGGGGGTTTGGGGACAATCGGCCGACGCTCTGATTGATAAGCTATTGGAGAAGGGCATTTTGACGAAACAGGAAGCCGAGCAACTACGGGAGGAGGCGGACAAAGATTTCCGGCGGGCCTACTCGGTGAAAAGCGGCCTGCCCGAATGGGTGACCTCGTTGCACTTCCACGGGGACGTGCGGGTGCGGTATGAAGGATTTCAAATGCCCAATAACCAGTCGGCGGCGGGGGCAACGACTGCGCTGGACAGGCATCGGTTTCGTTACCGCCTGCGTTTTGGCGCGGTGGCCGGTTTTTGGGACAACTTGCAGGCCGGCTTTCGGCTGACTTCAGGGGAGGCGGGCGCGACGGGCGGTGATCCCATTTCCGGCAACAGCACCTTTGGCAACAACGCCAGCAAAAAGTACGTTTACATTGATTTGGCTTATGGCAAGTGGACGGCAGTGAACAACCCGCAGTGGACCGTCAGTGTCACGGGCGGCAAGATGGAGAACCCCTTTGTCACCAGTGACATGGTGTTTGACAAGGATTACACCCCCGAAGGCGCGGCATTGCAGTTGCAACGGCGCTTTAATGATGTTCATACCCTGGCCCTCAATGGCGGCGGCTTCGTGTTAAATGAACTGGGCGGCGCCAGTCATGACAGCTACCTCGTGGGGGTGCAAACTCGCTGGGAGGCTCAATGGAGTCTGCATTTTCAAACTTCCCTGGGGGTGTCGTGGTTTGGGGTAAGTGACGTGCAAAACCTGGCCAGCGGGCAGGTGTTCAATTCCAACCGGGGCAACACCCGCACGGCCGCCGGAGCGTTGGTGCATCATTACAATCCCGTTTATGTGGACTTCGCCGCGACCTACACCTTGGAAAAATTCTGGCGTTACCCCAATCCCTTCCCCATCCGGGTCGAGCTGGATTATTTGCATAATCCGGCCGTACAGGATGAAAATTATGGATGGTCGGCGGGTTTTACCCTGGGCAAGGCCGGGAAACGGGGTTTGTGGGAACTCAGCTACCGTTACAAGCACCTCGGGGCGGATGCTTTCTTTGAAGAACTGGTGGATTCTGATTTTGGCGGATTTTATGGGGTGGCTCCGGCGGGTGGCGCGGCCGGCTATGGGCCGGGCACCAATGTGCGCGGGCATATTGTGCGCCTGCAATATTCGCCCTTTGATTCCACCACCATCGCCGTGAGCTATTTTCTCTGTGATTTGATTAATAGTTATGCGGCTCCGGGGGCGCGGGCCAGCTCGGAGGCGGGCCGGTTGCAGGTGGACGTCTCCTGGAAATTCTAA
- a CDS encoding phosphate ABC transporter substrate-binding protein — protein sequence MKYALFGIGLAAGLLTLAPEAQAGKVTVKGSDTMVILAQKWAEVYMSKNPGTRIQVTGGGSGIGLAALQNQTTDLANSSRKIRGKEIEACLRNFGRRPTEYKVALDGIMIFVHESNPIKELSLEQLQRIFTGKVRNWKELGGPDARINLYSRENSSGTYEFFKEHVLLGRDFAASAQTMPGTAAVVAAVAKDRFAIGYGGAGYGAGVKHLAIKKDENSPAIEPNEETVVNGTYPIWRFLYIYVNPAIDKGEVAAYIRWIRSDEGQKVVKDIGFFPLPEKMRGE from the coding sequence ATGAAATACGCGCTCTTCGGAATCGGTCTGGCGGCCGGTTTGTTAACTCTGGCCCCGGAAGCACAGGCGGGCAAGGTCACCGTCAAAGGTTCGGATACCATGGTCATCCTCGCTCAAAAATGGGCGGAGGTGTACATGTCGAAAAATCCGGGCACGCGGATACAAGTGACGGGTGGCGGTTCGGGCATTGGCCTGGCGGCCCTGCAAAATCAAACCACGGACCTGGCCAACTCGTCGCGCAAGATTCGCGGCAAGGAAATCGAGGCCTGCCTGCGCAACTTCGGGCGGCGCCCCACCGAATACAAGGTGGCGCTCGATGGCATCATGATTTTTGTGCACGAGAGCAATCCCATCAAAGAGCTGTCCCTTGAGCAATTGCAACGCATCTTCACCGGGAAGGTGCGGAATTGGAAGGAACTCGGGGGGCCGGATGCGCGGATCAATCTATACAGCCGCGAGAACAGCTCGGGCACGTACGAATTCTTCAAGGAGCATGTGCTGCTGGGCCGTGATTTTGCCGCCTCGGCGCAGACCATGCCGGGCACGGCCGCGGTGGTGGCGGCGGTGGCCAAGGATCGTTTTGCCATCGGCTATGGGGGAGCGGGTTACGGGGCCGGGGTGAAGCATCTGGCCATAAAGAAGGATGAAAACAGCCCGGCCATTGAACCCAACGAAGAGACGGTCGTAAATGGGACGTACCCCATCTGGCGTTTCCTCTACATTTACGTCAACCCGGCCATTGATAAGGGGGAGGTGGCTGCGTATATCCGCTGGATTCGCAGTGACGAAGGGCAGAAGGTGGTCAAGGACATTGGCTTCTTCCCGCTCCCTGAAAAGATGCGCGGGGAATAA
- the pstC gene encoding phosphate ABC transporter permease subunit PstC has product MPHKYTGTNRPAGWMGLHRGHKARPLEWLAEKFILLVSLSATVIIFLIFLFVTREALPIILGRMDSSAVKNVRPLEDFDKMTPQEIQAYLHLKPAEYARMDREALLEMMKVRLEAKEEIPDDKDARVNTTAWRYLLLPYQWSDYDRPEYIWQPISQIPKYNLIPLIIGSLKASVVALLFAVPLALGAAIYVSQLASPRLKEWLKPGIELLAGIPSVVLGFFALIVMASFLQHIFGYESRLNAFVAGIALGLAIIPVVFSIAEDALTSVPRSFTEGALALGSTKWQAAWHIVLPAAVPGVFAAVVLGFGRAIGETMIVLMASGNASIVSWSLLDSTRTMTATIAAEMAETVVGGHHYRMLFLIGALLFLVTFIGNMVADWFIHRLKKRLEGRA; this is encoded by the coding sequence ATGCCGCACAAATACACAGGCACCAATCGCCCTGCGGGGTGGATGGGCCTTCATCGCGGGCACAAAGCGCGGCCACTGGAATGGCTGGCTGAGAAATTCATCCTGCTGGTTTCGCTTTCGGCGACTGTCATCATCTTTCTAATTTTCCTGTTCGTCACCCGGGAGGCGTTGCCCATCATTTTGGGGCGCATGGATTCCTCCGCCGTCAAGAATGTCAGGCCGTTGGAGGATTTTGACAAAATGACGCCGCAGGAGATTCAGGCCTACCTTCACCTGAAACCAGCCGAGTATGCACGGATGGACCGGGAGGCCCTGCTGGAGATGATGAAAGTGCGCCTGGAGGCCAAGGAGGAAATTCCGGACGACAAAGACGCGCGTGTGAACACCACGGCCTGGCGCTACCTGCTCCTGCCCTATCAATGGAGCGATTATGACCGTCCGGAGTACATCTGGCAGCCGATATCGCAAATTCCCAAATACAACCTCATTCCCTTGATCATCGGCAGTCTCAAGGCTTCGGTGGTGGCTTTACTATTCGCGGTGCCTCTGGCTTTGGGAGCGGCCATTTATGTCTCCCAACTGGCCTCACCGCGGCTCAAGGAATGGCTCAAACCGGGCATTGAACTGCTGGCGGGCATTCCCTCGGTGGTTTTGGGATTTTTTGCCCTGATTGTCATGGCCTCGTTCCTGCAGCACATTTTTGGCTATGAGTCCCGCCTCAATGCCTTTGTGGCAGGCATCGCCCTTGGCTTGGCCATCATTCCCGTGGTGTTCAGCATCGCCGAGGATGCGCTGACCAGCGTGCCGCGGAGTTTCACTGAAGGCGCGCTGGCCCTGGGCTCCACCAAATGGCAGGCTGCCTGGCACATTGTATTGCCGGCGGCGGTGCCCGGCGTGTTTGCGGCCGTGGTGCTGGGCTTCGGCCGGGCCATCGGGGAAACCATGATTGTGTTGATGGCGAGCGGCAACGCCAGCATCGTTTCCTGGAGTTTGTTGGATTCCACCCGTACGATGACGGCCACCATCGCAGCGGAGATGGCTGAGACGGTGGTGGGCGGTCATCATTACCGGATGCTGTTCCTCATTGGGGCCCTGCTGTTTTTGGTGACCTTCATTGGCAACATGGTGGCGGATTGGTTCATCCACCGTCTGAAAAAGCGTTTGGAGGGACGCGCATGA
- the pstA gene encoding phosphate ABC transporter permease PstA: MSTQPISLTRTRRDPFSVLFTGLTGVATLLILLILAVILGNILWHGKEGLSWRFIFSMSDREMFDVNQAGVLPMIVGTTARVILMTIIVLPIGVITAIYLNEYAHSTSIFTRIIRGAVNNLAGVPSIVFGLFGMGFFISFIGGRLDAALYPGDAEPHWGKPALIWASATLAVMTLPVVIVATEEALRAIPLGLREASLALGATKLQTILRIVFPNALPGILTGGILAISRAAGEVAPILFTGAAYYMAGLPKSLTDQFMDLGYHVFIFSTQSPNIEQTRPILYATVVVLLVLTFALNFVAILVRARMRKKMRLSH; this comes from the coding sequence ATGAGCACCCAACCGATTTCCCTGACCCGCACCCGGCGCGATCCGTTTTCAGTGCTCTTCACGGGGCTGACGGGAGTGGCTACGCTGTTGATTCTGCTGATTCTGGCGGTCATCCTGGGCAACATCCTGTGGCATGGCAAGGAGGGGCTGAGCTGGCGCTTCATCTTCAGCATGTCTGACCGGGAGATGTTTGATGTGAACCAGGCGGGGGTGTTGCCCATGATTGTGGGCACCACGGCGCGGGTGATTCTGATGACCATCATCGTGCTGCCCATCGGCGTAATTACGGCGATTTATCTGAATGAATACGCCCATTCCACCAGCATCTTCACCCGCATCATCCGCGGGGCGGTCAACAACCTGGCGGGGGTGCCTTCCATTGTCTTTGGATTGTTTGGCATGGGGTTTTTCATCAGCTTCATCGGCGGAAGGCTGGATGCGGCACTGTACCCGGGTGACGCTGAACCGCACTGGGGCAAGCCGGCCTTAATCTGGGCCAGCGCCACCCTGGCGGTGATGACGCTGCCGGTGGTGATTGTGGCCACGGAAGAGGCCCTGCGCGCCATTCCGTTGGGGCTGCGCGAGGCCAGCCTGGCGCTGGGCGCCACGAAACTGCAGACGATTCTGCGCATTGTTTTCCCCAATGCGCTGCCGGGCATCTTGACGGGTGGCATTCTGGCTATCAGCCGCGCGGCGGGCGAGGTGGCGCCCATTTTATTTACCGGCGCGGCCTATTATATGGCGGGGCTCCCGAAATCGTTGACCGATCAGTTCATGGATCTGGGTTATCATGTGTTCATTTTTTCGACCCAATCGCCGAACATCGAACAGACGCGCCCCATCCTCTACGCGACGGTGGTGGTGCTGTTGGTGCTGACCTTCGCGTTGAACTTCGTTGCCATTTTAGTGCGTGCCCGCATGCGCAAGAAGATGCGGTTATCTCATTGA
- the pstB gene encoding phosphate ABC transporter ATP-binding protein PstB: MAGTLATQLSQDPRRGSGLANSSTLIAIRELSLWYGQNPALTRITMDIRANLVTAFIGPSGCGKSTLLRCFNRMNDLIDGVRMEGEVEIAGQNIYAPEVDVIELRKRVGMVFQRSNPFPKSIYENIAYALRLHGVRDRKKLDEIVEQSLRSAALWDEVKDRLHTSAMGLSGGQQQRLCIARAIAIRPDIILMDEPASALDPLATARIEDLILDLKKDFTIVIVTHNMQQAARISDMTAFFYLGELIEYDTTEKIFTNPARKQTEDYVTGRFG, encoded by the coding sequence ATGGCTGGAACACTTGCCACACAGCTCAGTCAGGACCCCCGCCGGGGCAGCGGGCTGGCCAATTCGTCCACGCTGATTGCCATACGGGAGCTTTCCCTGTGGTATGGCCAGAATCCGGCGCTGACCCGCATTACCATGGACATCCGCGCCAATCTGGTGACCGCCTTCATTGGCCCCTCGGGCTGCGGCAAATCCACCTTGCTGCGCTGTTTTAACCGGATGAACGATTTGATTGACGGCGTACGCATGGAAGGGGAGGTAGAAATCGCCGGTCAGAACATTTATGCGCCGGAGGTGGACGTCATCGAGCTGCGCAAACGGGTGGGCATGGTTTTCCAGCGTTCCAACCCTTTTCCCAAGTCCATCTACGAAAACATCGCCTATGCCTTGCGCCTGCATGGAGTGCGCGACCGCAAGAAGCTGGACGAAATTGTCGAGCAAAGCCTGCGCTCGGCGGCGTTGTGGGATGAAGTCAAAGACCGCCTGCATACCAGCGCCATGGGCCTGAGTGGCGGCCAGCAGCAGCGCCTTTGCATTGCGCGGGCCATTGCCATCCGGCCGGACATCATTCTCATGGATGAGCCGGCCTCGGCGCTGGACCCCCTGGCCACGGCGCGCATTGAAGATTTGATTCTGGATTTGAAAAAGGATTTCACCATTGTGATTGTGACGCATAACATGCAGCAGGCGGCGCGCATTTCGGATATGACGGCCTTTTTTTATTTGGGTGAGTTGATTGAGTATGATACCACGGAGAAAATCTTTACCAATCCCGCGCGGAAGCAGACCGAGGATTATGTGACCGGCCGGTTTGGTTGA